Proteins encoded within one genomic window of Planctomycetota bacterium:
- a CDS encoding CehA/McbA family metallohydrolase: MVFDNPFEAPGEWLKGNLHTHTTLSDGRQSPQERVAAYQARGYDFLALTDHDRLADPSALTPSRLLVLRGIEVVCANPTGGPWYHLVGLGLPAGFALPASKQIQTTVDAINEARGLAIIAHPYWTGQNIKDLEIVQEFAAVEVFNTTCEVTIGKGTSSVHWDDLLSQGRRVFGLAVDDAHSATHDVFQGWVMAKCAKRSAEAVMQALASGRFYATCGPTIESLTLDAGRLAVRTSPVACIRFICNGAQGRLVRSDDGSPVAAGDFAPRGNEVYVRVECTDAQGRSAWTNPVFLR; encoded by the coding sequence ATGGTCTTTGACAATCCCTTCGAGGCGCCAGGCGAGTGGCTCAAGGGCAACCTGCACACGCACACCACGCTCTCCGACGGCCGGCAGAGCCCGCAGGAGCGCGTCGCCGCGTACCAGGCCCGGGGCTACGACTTCCTGGCGTTGACCGACCACGACCGGCTCGCCGACCCGTCGGCCCTGACGCCGAGCCGCCTCCTCGTGCTGCGGGGCATCGAGGTGGTGTGCGCGAATCCCACGGGGGGGCCCTGGTACCATCTGGTCGGGCTCGGCCTGCCCGCCGGCTTTGCCCTGCCTGCCTCGAAGCAGATTCAGACCACCGTGGACGCCATCAACGAGGCCCGCGGCCTCGCCATCATCGCCCACCCCTACTGGACCGGCCAGAACATCAAAGACCTTGAGATCGTGCAGGAGTTCGCCGCCGTGGAGGTCTTCAACACCACGTGCGAAGTCACGATAGGGAAGGGGACCTCGAGCGTGCACTGGGACGATCTGCTGTCGCAGGGCCGCCGGGTCTTCGGGCTGGCGGTGGACGACGCGCACAGCGCGACGCACGACGTGTTCCAGGGCTGGGTGATGGCGAAGTGCGCCAAGCGCTCCGCCGAGGCCGTGATGCAGGCACTGGCCTCGGGCCGTTTCTACGCCACGTGCGGGCCGACCATCGAGTCGCTGACCCTCGACGCCGGGCGGCTCGCCGTGCGCACGTCGCCCGTCGCCTGCATCCGCTTCATCTGCAACGGGGCCCAGGGCAGACTCGTCCGCAGCGACGACGGCTCGCCCGTGGCCGCCGGCGACTTCGCGCCCAGGGGCAACGAAGTCTACGTCCGCGTGGAATGCACCGATGCTCAGGGGCGTTCGGCGTGGACGAATCCCGTCTTCCTGCGCTGA